A single Candidatus Methylomirabilota bacterium DNA region contains:
- the dnaG gene encoding DNA primase, with the protein MVFTWAERHEKDERTVISEEAVSRVLAGTDIVQLVGSYLPLKPAGRHYKALCPFHSEKTPSFTVNPERQIFHCFGCGEGGDAIGFLMKQEHLSFPEAIRSLADRAGISLPAQFRDNAKRGTGQNEHARLGLLEIHKVAAEFFRHQLQHQSVGTTAREYLKSRGIPDSAVEQFRLGYAAASWDGLLRHLLRRGFSKKQVEEAGLALPRKDGSGAYDRFRNRLMIPICDPTGQVIAFGGRVLDDSLPKYLNSPETPIYKKGAHLFGLHLAAPAIRDRGSALVVEGYFDLIALHAHGVQHTVAVLGTALTAQQIGLLRRFTTRALLIFDPDPAGIAAARRCVESLLNSGLDWRVILLPDGEDPDRFLRERGPSAFAEALAQSKDLIEFLLDRKVSGFDLTSPEGQAEAVNAVLPILGAVGNEITRQRYSEKLARRVSLSNDAIVRELNLQVRGRKRDTMPPTLQPRGLPSIEWKLIHLALHHPGAAHRVRECVRPEELEDRILRRIFQYAIMEPEASRGAIPLAMVEPGAQRVLTQLLATDLGEYDGEEAIERALSDYLARLAVRHEREKGDELRRQMEVAERAGDHATVTRLQAQFLALSRDRPPLASGQYRGALR; encoded by the coding sequence ATGGTGTTCACATGGGCGGAGCGGCATGAAAAGGATGAGCGGACAGTGATCTCGGAGGAGGCGGTCTCCCGGGTGCTGGCCGGTACCGACATCGTACAGCTTGTTGGCAGCTACCTCCCACTGAAGCCTGCCGGACGTCACTATAAGGCCCTGTGCCCCTTTCATAGCGAAAAGACCCCTTCTTTCACAGTCAACCCGGAGCGTCAGATCTTTCACTGTTTTGGCTGCGGGGAAGGCGGGGATGCGATCGGGTTCCTGATGAAGCAGGAACACCTGAGCTTCCCCGAGGCGATCCGGTCGTTGGCCGATCGAGCCGGGATCAGCCTGCCGGCGCAATTCCGCGACAATGCCAAAAGAGGGACGGGACAGAACGAGCACGCGCGCCTGGGGCTGCTGGAGATTCACAAGGTGGCGGCGGAATTCTTTCGCCACCAGCTTCAGCATCAGTCGGTCGGGACGACTGCCCGTGAGTATCTGAAAAGTCGTGGAATCCCGGATTCAGCGGTTGAGCAGTTCAGGCTCGGGTACGCAGCAGCTTCCTGGGATGGGCTCCTTCGCCACCTGCTGCGCCGGGGATTCTCCAAGAAACAGGTGGAGGAGGCGGGGCTGGCGCTGCCGCGCAAAGATGGGAGTGGGGCGTATGACCGCTTTCGAAACCGGCTGATGATCCCGATCTGCGATCCGACGGGTCAAGTGATCGCCTTCGGCGGCCGTGTCCTGGACGATTCCCTGCCGAAATACCTGAACTCTCCGGAGACCCCTATCTATAAAAAGGGGGCGCATCTTTTCGGTCTGCACCTGGCGGCACCCGCCATTCGCGATCGGGGGTCGGCCCTTGTGGTGGAAGGGTATTTCGACCTGATCGCGCTGCACGCGCATGGCGTACAACACACCGTGGCAGTCCTGGGCACAGCGCTGACCGCTCAACAGATCGGCCTGCTCCGCCGGTTTACGACACGGGCGTTACTGATATTCGATCCGGACCCGGCCGGGATCGCCGCGGCGAGGCGTTGCGTCGAGAGCTTACTCAACAGCGGGCTGGACTGGCGGGTGATCCTGCTGCCGGACGGAGAAGATCCTGATCGTTTTCTGCGGGAGCGCGGCCCGTCAGCGTTCGCCGAGGCGCTCGCACAATCGAAGGACCTGATAGAGTTCCTGCTCGATCGGAAGGTCTCAGGGTTCGATCTGACCAGCCCCGAAGGCCAGGCCGAAGCGGTGAATGCCGTCCTGCCCATCTTAGGCGCCGTCGGTAATGAGATTACGCGGCAGCGTTATTCGGAAAAGCTGGCGCGCCGCGTATCGCTCTCCAATGACGCGATCGTCCGCGAGCTCAACCTCCAGGTGAGAGGCCGCAAGCGGGACACCATGCCGCCAACGCTGCAACCCAGAGGGTTGCCGTCGATAGAGTGGAAGCTTATCCACCTGGCGCTGCACCATCCCGGCGCGGCCCATCGTGTGCGGGAGTGCGTGCGGCCGGAGGAGTTGGAGGATCGCATACTTCGCAGGATCTTTCAGTACGCGATCATGGAGCCCGAGGCGAGCCGTGGCGCGATACCCCTCGCGATGGTAGAACCGGGAGCGCAGCGGGTACTCACGCAGTTGTTGGCAACAGATCTCGGGGAGTACGACGGGGAGGAGGCGATTGAGCGAGCCCTCTCCGATTATCTTGCGCGCCTCGCAGTCAGGCATGAGCGCGAAAAGGGCGATGAACTCCGGCGACAGATGGAAGTGGCCGAACGAGCGGGTGATCATGCGACCGTTACGCGCCTGCAGGCCCAGTTTCTTGCGCTCAGCCGCGACCGGCCTCCTCTTGCGTCCGGACAGTATCGCGGGGCCTTGAGATAA